The Drosophila innubila isolate TH190305 chromosome 2L unlocalized genomic scaffold, UK_Dinn_1.0 4_B_2L, whole genome shotgun sequence genome segment AACaacattcaattaattttccgTACTTTTTGGTAACACACAAAAGGCAAACCTTACAGTTTTCAGCTTACAGCAGCCAAGCGTCCAAATGTTCATCCGGCTTTTGTTACAAACTTTATGCTTATTTACAGACAACAATGCATAAAAGTTGCATTGAAATgagcaaaacaaatatgaCGATATACTTTATAgccatacaaaataaacaaaaggagAGCAGCCTAAAGTTGCAGAAGATAAAACATACTAAATAGGGTTTGACATTATTATGGCAGaatacttaaaaacaaaaaaaaattattttaaattgcattggaaaattattttaaattgcattggAAAATGCAAGCAATAGATTTTTCATGATGATgccatttacagggtatcaaataatttgaacaGATAAAGTGCCttgaatttaatgtttttcgaCTGTTGTTATAGAGGCtttgaaatgtatttagtCGTCGAATAAAGACACAAtcaagaaatatatttcacaTTCATAGAAATTATCCTACCACGCTATATAGAACAGATTCACGATGTCCGGCGAAGTTGAGGAGATGCTTAAACGCTTTGCGGGCGTTAAGAATATTGTGGGCATCATTGTTGTGGATTATGATGGGATAGCCATTAAGTCAACGTTGGAGAACCAACAATCTGTCCATTATGCGGCCCATATGCAGACGTTAACGGAGAAGGCACGTCAAGTGATTTTTGATCTGGATGCCACAAACGAGTTTTTATCTATGCGAATGCGTACCACATTATTTGAGATCATGCTCGTGCCGCAGGAAAACTTCTTCATTATAGTCATACAAAATGCCTGCGATTAaccaactttaattaattgttttaattttccaaattattaaatttaaaagaaatccaAAGTGAAGCTTGCAGTCtcgataatttattatattgctGACAAGCAAAATCGcttaaataaaagcattttttgGTGAGCTTTATCTCAAACCAAGCGCATACTGAGCTTTAATCAGctatgtaaatttaagttcaattagaaatgctttaatattttgtcaGAGTTTCAtataattgattaataaatataaagtaattttcatttaCCAAAAGTAATTAAGCAACCGCACTAAAAGCATTTCtgggaaaataaataaaatgaacagTATGTGCAGCATGAACACAACATTATTCGCATTCCATTATAGCAAATTATTTGCACTGTCAATcgcattgaattgaattaaaatgcaaatatctcGAATTGAGACAACTCCAgctcaattttcatttttcttccTGTCGAAGCTCATTTACAATATATCAAGACAGACTGTTGCAGCCGCGGAATCAaacaaacttttataatttaaaagcaacCTCTTTGAGCTGGGTGTAAGCTTTtcatcatttaattaaatattattctgaATATATCCAAATCAACGAGTGCTCGTTTGTAAACCCGACAGAGcttcacaaaattaaaataaaatcaactctGAACAGCCGGAAGGATAAATAACtgcatttatatattcttgtaCATCTACGTGAATTGCTTAATTTCCTACTCTTCGCATTTCCATGTCAAAATATCTTTGTCAATATGAAAGTTATTGGTCCGTGATAAGTTTGTTAGGTGAGAATTGCGGATGGAAGCGCTGAAGCGGAGTGAGAAATtgatgcaaatgcaattaaatctGTTATAgtcgagtttttttttattaaataatacaactCGATTGATTAATCAATTTCAAGAAAGTGAAGTGAATATAGAATATGCGTTGAAGGTTCCAaatcaaaactttaaatatttaataattacaacTTGTTGCATCCCTTATATTAGATAAGTAATAAAATCATgctgatttttttattgtttcacCTAGAATGTAAATTTCTAAGTGAACTAAAGACAACATATTGGATTTTCACAAAATCCAAACACATCCCAATTGacataaattttacatatcAAGTTTGACGAGATTCTCGAATTCGATATCTGATCAACAAAGTTTTCTTTGAAGCAACCCTTGTAGAGAATTTCTGCGACAGATTAAtgatttgtattttgaatttgttaatGTCGTTCAGTCCTTTTAAATGTCaacatgtcaaaattattaatagatTTGTTTTTCCAAATCACatgaacaaaacaataattggATTCAGTTTTCTCTGTGCAGTTGTCAGCAACTGTGCAGAAAATGTGTATCCAATAAGCTCACACTTCAGCGCATAATTGCACAAACTCTGTCATCAATCCATCAATCGAACAATCAATCAATCCATCAGAATTGAATCAGCAACAATATGGCCAACCAGCACTCAATAGACCAACAGCTCCAGCGGATGCGTCGCCAATTCCTGCAACACGACCTAAGAGGGGATGCTAAAATAGGACACTCGCAGCTGGGCGACTGTCTGCGTGTCCTGGGCCTCAATCCCAGTGGGGCGAGCATACGTCAGCACATCCGACAGTTGTGTGAGCGGCACATCGAACGCATTTCCTTTGACGAGTTCCTGTCCATTTACAAGAGCATCCAAGAGTCGAAGGCTATCGCAGAGGCGGAACAATTCATATCCGGTTTAAGCTACTTCGATGAGCAGCATACTGGATATATACCTGCGATCAGGCTTAGACATATTCTGGCCAACTGTGGCGAATGTCTCACCAAGAGAGAATTGGAtgaaatattagaaaatcGGGTGAATGATCAGGGCTTGGTCAATTATGTAGAGCTTGTGCATGCCATCATGAATTATTCATAAATTGAATCAGACAGACTCTATTCACATTAACCCATACACAGTACACtggaaattcataaaaaaaagattgtaCAGTATTGTATATACTGAATGACATAATACTTAAAATGTAACAGTTGTTACCTCTTCAATTTCTGGTGTTTCGTATGAGGTTTTATCTATAAACAGCAGCTGATTAGGTTTCTATCTTAAAGTTACATTCCTTATGAAATCTTTTTAAGATATACGAGTCTTTGTCTTAAAGTtctgtttatataaatatttttcatttttttttcaatttaacattttctttacTTGATTCAGAgcagaaataatattatatataaaaatattacttctgagttggattttattttcttgcgATCGTAAacttcatatatatatttttttttgttgctgttaaccGTATTCAGTTAGAAATCGTTAATCAATTTCTATCCTCTCTAATGGGCTGCACTTTAATTTTGCATGGGACATTGCAATATTGGACACACGATTGACTCCTGTCATTGCTGGTGGGGCATGCAACCATAATTGCATGGTTGGAGGCCATTTCAATGACCAAAAACCGTCGAAAATGCTCATAATAATTCAGTCCATCGAATGTGACATGTGTGTTGCGCATTTTAGAAGATTTTAAAACTGTCAATATTTGACAGTTTTTGGGAACTGAAGCGGGATAGGACTTTCGGAACTTGGCTTACTGTCTACAACATAAGCggaaataatttgaattgcaTGAGCCTAATTTTAATGTAtcaataatgatgatgatgatgatggcctAGAATTCGACTATTGATATTCCTTTTGCACAAATTTAGCAATTGGCCTTTTTGGCATGGGAAACTGCAAAAGTTGCAAGTGGAAGCTCGTGTCCAACTGTCAGTTATTTTCTAGAGGGCAGCATATGGAAATGTTGTCAAAACCATTCCGAAAGCTGTcatattttcacaattttgcaGCTTTCGTTTCGTTTGTAGAAAGTTTCCCAACGAAATCAAAATCCAtcaataaaatagtttttacaaaaagaaacaaaggAAGTCAAAAAAGaagattaaatataagatGGGTTCGCGTGGCTTTAATTCTGGGCTGTTTAGTGTCAGTCCACAAACGATGATATTCTATTCTCCATACGATCGCACTCAGAAGCGAATCATGACAATTTTAAATCCTACGGCGGGGAGACTTCTTTTTAAGATCCGATCAAAtgctgcatataaatattgtgttAGTCCGAATTGTGGATGTATAGAACCCTATGATACCAGCGAGGTGAACGTCAGTCTAAATTACTTTGATTTCCATGATGATCGAAGCTATAACCATCACTTCTCGATCCTTTGCATTCGATCGACTTGCGATAATGATGAGATGCAAAGCCAATCGATACTGTGTATCTTCAAGAAAATACATCGATCGGAGATAAACAATGTACGTGTGCCCATCGAATTGCAACCAAATCCCATATGTATACCCCAGGAGGAGTTGGAAAAGCTACTGCCGCCAGATGCTCTGAACATTATTCGGGGGAATTTACATCCCGTGGGTCTAGATCATCTGAAGCATATGCCGTTGCCCATAAGGCGAAAAAAACGTTGTGGCTTACTTCGAACTCTAGCGACCTTTATCGCAATTATCACTACCTTAGCGGGGGGTAAGCTAAATCTGGAATTAAAGCTTTCAACACACAAATGACACTTGCTGAAATTGTCGTAAAATAAGAAAGCTTTAATTATACTATTCGTCTTCAACTCTACAGTGACTTGAAACCCAATGACTGATTTCTAATtagtataataatttatagtataataattttcaatcttAATCTTAATTGATTTCTTCTGCtttaagttaatattattatgtcAACTACAATTTTGGCAAGTGTCATTGGTCTCTAACTGGGTGCTTATTTATCTTGCCTTATTGCAGCTTTTATGCAACGTCACAGCATTGAGCAGCTGGTGTATATGCATTTGAAATTGGATCAAGTGGAGTTTTAAATACTATCTGACAATGCTTAAACACATGCCATTTGAATGTATTACATTGTACTGCCCACTTAATTCGCTTTAATTAATCCAGAAATATGCCAACCTTTTAAACCATTTTAATTACACTATCATTGCATTTAATTCATTCAATTATTGTCAAATTTAAGACACACATTTTAAAAGCGACAGCTGTCTGCTACtgaatgtattaaaaaaaataaacacttaATCAATGCCGATGACAAGTCCAACCGATTCCCGAAAGGGT includes the following:
- the LOC117782024 gene encoding dynein light chain roadblock-type 1 → MSGEVEEMLKRFAGVKNIVGIIVVDYDGIAIKSTLENQQSVHYAAHMQTLTEKARQVIFDLDATNEFLSMRMRTTLFEIMLVPQENFFIIVIQNACD
- the LOC117782021 gene encoding myosin-2 essential light chain, translating into MANQHSIDQQLQRMRRQFLQHDLRGDAKIGHSQLGDCLRVLGLNPSGASIRQHIRQLCERHIERISFDEFLSIYKSIQESKAIAEAEQFISGLSYFDEQHTGYIPAIRLRHILANCGECLTKRELDEILENRVNDQGLVNYVELVHAIMNYS
- the LOC117782017 gene encoding vesicle-associated membrane protein-associated protein A, translated to MGSRGFNSGLFSVSPQTMIFYSPYDRTQKRIMTILNPTAGRLLFKIRSNAAYKYCVSPNCGCIEPYDTSEVNVSLNYFDFHDDRSYNHHFSILCIRSTCDNDEMQSQSILCIFKKIHRSEINNVRVPIELQPNPICIPQEELEKLLPPDALNIIRGNLHPVGLDHLKHMPLPIRRKKRCGLLRTLATFIAIITTLAGAFMQRHSIEQLVYMHLKLDQVEF